Part of the Terriglobia bacterium genome is shown below.
TCATGAGAAGGCTCGCCCGGCTATTTGCCTTTCTCTTCTTTATTGCCGTTCCACTCCTCTCACAGGACATTGCTTCGTTCGAGAAGCGCATCACCGTGCGCAAGCTGCCCAACGGCCTCACCCTGCTGGTCATGGAGCGTCCCGAGGCTCCGGTGTTCTCCGCCTTCACGCTGGTGGACGCCGGCTCGGTGCAAGATCCCAAGGACGAAACCGGCCTGGCCCACATGTTCGAGCACATGGCCTTCAAGGGAACGAGGGCCATCGGCACCACCAACTGGCCGGCGGAGAAAGTCGCGCTGGAAAGAGTCGAGCAGGCTTATGCCGCCTACATTCGGGAGGCGGAGCGGCGCATCGGCCGCGATGAGAAGAAGGTCGCCGAGCTCGAGAAAGCCTGGCAGGACGCCATCCAGCAAGCCGGCAAGTACGTGGAGCGCAATGCCTACCCGCAGATCATCGAGGACAACGGCGGCGTCGGGATGAATGCCCAGACCAGCGACGACCAGACTGTCTACTACTATTCCTTTCCGGCGAACCGATTTCAACTCTGGGCTTATCTGGAATCGGACCGCTTCGTCGAGCCGGTCATGCGCGAGTTCTACAAGGAGCGTGACGTGGTGTTCGAAGAGCGCCGCATGAGCACCGAGAGCAGTCCCTTCGGCCGCTTGTACGAACAATTCATTGCGACCGCATTCCTGGCGCATCCCTACCACCGCCCGACCATCGGCTGGGCGTCCGATCTCCACCGCTTCTCCGCCACCGACGCCGAGCGATTCTTCCGCACCTACTACGTTCCCGGGAACATGGTGGTCGCCGCCGTGGGCGACATCAAGAGCGAACAGGCACTGCCGATTCTCGAGAAATATTTTGGCCGACTGGCGAAGGCGCCGCAGCCGATCGAGAATCCCACCCTCGAACCGCCGCAGCGCGCCGAGCGCCGGGTCGTGCTCACGGAAGCCACACAGCCGATTTATATCGAGGGCTACCACCGCCCGGACTATCGGGATCCCGACGACGTGGTCTACGACGCCATCTCCGACATCCTGTCCAACGGGCGCACCTCGCGTCTGTACCGCTCCCTGGTGCGCGACAAGAAGATCGCCGCCGATTCCGCCGGCTTCAGTGGCTGGCCCGGGGTCAAGTATCCCCACTTGTTCGCCTTCTATGCCGTGCCGACGCCCGGGCACAGCAACGACGAAGTCCGCGACGCCATCCGCGCCGAAATCGAGCGCCTGAAGACCTCCGACGTCAGCGACGAAGAACTCGCCATGTTCAAGACGAGAGCCAGGGCCGACCTCATCCGCAGCCTCGGCAACAATTCCGGCCTTGCCGCGCAACTCGCCACCTTCCAGGCACGCTTCGGCGACTGGCGTGAGCTTTTCCGCCAGCTCGATCGCTACGACAAGGTCACCAAGGCCGACATTCGCCGCGTCGCCGCCAAAACGTTTGTTCCCGAAAACCGCACCGTCGGCATCATCGAAAGCACCAAGATGGCAGGCGCTGCACCAGCCCCGAAGTCGGAGGAGAAATGATGACTCGCAGATTCCTCCGCGGCACGTCCGTTCTCATCTTCATCCCTGCTTTCCTCGCCAGCGCACTGTTGGCACAAACCGCAGCGCAAA
Proteins encoded:
- a CDS encoding insulinase family protein gives rise to the protein MRRLARLFAFLFFIAVPLLSQDIASFEKRITVRKLPNGLTLLVMERPEAPVFSAFTLVDAGSVQDPKDETGLAHMFEHMAFKGTRAIGTTNWPAEKVALERVEQAYAAYIREAERRIGRDEKKVAELEKAWQDAIQQAGKYVERNAYPQIIEDNGGVGMNAQTSDDQTVYYYSFPANRFQLWAYLESDRFVEPVMREFYKERDVVFEERRMSTESSPFGRLYEQFIATAFLAHPYHRPTIGWASDLHRFSATDAERFFRTYYVPGNMVVAAVGDIKSEQALPILEKYFGRLAKAPQPIENPTLEPPQRAERRVVLTEATQPIYIEGYHRPDYRDPDDVVYDAISDILSNGRTSRLYRSLVRDKKIAADSAGFSGWPGVKYPHLFAFYAVPTPGHSNDEVRDAIRAEIERLKTSDVSDEELAMFKTRARADLIRSLGNNSGLAAQLATFQARFGDWRELFRQLDRYDKVTKADIRRVAAKTFVPENRTVGIIESTKMAGAAPAPKSEEK